A portion of the Corynebacterium occultum genome contains these proteins:
- a CDS encoding TetR family transcriptional regulator codes for MNETEELPLREAKRRATRAAIEEHATTMVAERGFDHVTVEDICAQVGISKRTFFNYVDSKETAVFGDPPRLPTAEEKASFLGSRQPHLLNAVLELCSATALSTQLLESPRATEILRRRKEIRHRNPELILQRHSSFHEIHLALKALLQEYYEIHPDALITGSSLEQEANTLVSIASSSLQLGYMSWLNGNDNSPIALNLACTQALSDITTLIEGQPKE; via the coding sequence GTGAACGAGACCGAAGAACTTCCACTCCGTGAGGCCAAGCGCCGGGCGACCCGCGCCGCCATCGAAGAACACGCCACCACCATGGTGGCTGAGCGCGGCTTCGACCATGTCACCGTGGAGGATATCTGCGCTCAGGTCGGGATCTCCAAAAGAACCTTCTTCAACTATGTTGATTCCAAGGAAACCGCCGTCTTCGGCGATCCGCCCCGCCTCCCCACCGCGGAGGAAAAAGCGAGTTTCCTCGGTAGCCGACAGCCCCACCTCTTGAATGCGGTCCTGGAACTCTGCTCCGCAACGGCGCTTTCCACTCAACTCCTGGAAAGCCCCCGGGCAACAGAGATCCTGCGTCGCCGTAAAGAGATCCGGCACCGCAACCCGGAGCTGATTCTCCAGCGCCACTCCAGTTTCCATGAGATCCACCTGGCGCTCAAGGCTCTGCTGCAGGAGTACTACGAGATCCACCCGGATGCCCTGATCACCGGTTCCAGCCTGGAACAGGAGGCCAACACCCTGGTCTCGATCGCCTCATCTTCCCTGCAACTGGGCTACATGAGCTGGCTCAACGGCAATGACAACTCCCCCATCGCCCTCAACCTGGCTTGCACCCAGGCCCTGAGTGACATCACCACCCTGATCGAAGGACAACCCAAAGAATGA
- a CDS encoding MDR family MFS transporter, producing the protein MSTTSVPAAGEVERDPKSKRTLHLIIAALMLTMLMSSLGQMIFSTALPTIVGELGGVNHMSWVITAFLLGMTIALPIFGKLGDQIGRKELFIAAIIMFIVGSVLGALAPNMGMLIAARAIQGVAGGAIQITSQAITAEVTTPRERGKYMGIMGSVFGVSSVAGPVLGGWFTDGPGWRWGLWFNVPLGLIAIIAIALLLKLPQRERKFQADWMGTMTMALSTASLVLFVTWGGNEYEWGDPLILGLIAAFVVFAVLFVLIELKAKDPIIPMTLFKNRNFVLTTLVGLGIGVFMFGALAYLPTYLQMVYGMSPTAAGLMMIPMMIGLMGTSIAVGNLISRSGKYKWYPMVGMVITGIGLILLSLQTTETSLVTVGLYFFIFGFGLGCAMQVIVLIVQTSFPLSMVGTATGANNFFRQVGGTLGSALVGGMFISNLSSKLPENLEPALASMGPDAAPYVEQFSSAEGSNSLTPALIETLPEVLQNAIQVAYNDSLTPVFLLLCPLAFIAAALLLGIKEGKLSDKIESLSSPEPEVAK; encoded by the coding sequence ATGAGCACAACCTCTGTTCCCGCCGCTGGCGAGGTGGAACGTGACCCGAAGTCCAAACGGACACTGCACCTGATCATCGCCGCCCTGATGCTCACCATGCTGATGAGCTCCCTGGGCCAGATGATCTTCTCCACCGCACTGCCGACCATCGTCGGTGAGCTCGGTGGTGTCAACCACATGTCCTGGGTCATCACCGCCTTCCTGCTCGGCATGACCATCGCCCTGCCGATCTTCGGCAAGCTCGGCGACCAGATCGGCCGCAAAGAGCTCTTCATCGCTGCCATCATCATGTTCATCGTGGGTTCCGTACTCGGTGCCCTCGCCCCGAACATGGGTATGCTGATCGCCGCCCGCGCCATCCAGGGTGTGGCCGGCGGTGCCATCCAGATCACCTCACAGGCCATCACCGCTGAGGTGACCACCCCGCGGGAGCGCGGCAAATACATGGGCATCATGGGCTCCGTCTTCGGTGTCTCCTCGGTGGCTGGCCCCGTCCTGGGAGGTTGGTTCACCGATGGCCCCGGTTGGCGCTGGGGTCTGTGGTTCAACGTCCCGCTGGGCCTGATCGCCATCATCGCCATCGCCCTGCTGCTGAAGCTGCCGCAGCGGGAACGCAAGTTCCAGGCTGACTGGATGGGCACCATGACCATGGCACTGTCCACCGCCTCCCTCGTGCTCTTTGTCACCTGGGGTGGCAATGAGTACGAATGGGGCGACCCGTTGATCCTCGGTCTGATTGCCGCTTTCGTGGTCTTCGCGGTGCTCTTCGTCCTGATCGAACTCAAGGCCAAGGACCCGATCATCCCGATGACCCTGTTCAAGAACCGCAACTTCGTGCTCACCACCCTGGTGGGCCTGGGCATCGGCGTGTTCATGTTCGGCGCGCTGGCCTACCTGCCGACCTACCTGCAGATGGTTTATGGGATGAGCCCGACCGCTGCCGGCCTGATGATGATCCCGATGATGATCGGCCTGATGGGCACCTCCATCGCGGTCGGTAACCTGATCTCCCGCTCCGGCAAGTACAAGTGGTACCCGATGGTGGGCATGGTCATCACCGGCATCGGCCTGATCCTGCTGAGCCTGCAGACCACCGAAACCTCCCTGGTCACCGTCGGACTCTACTTCTTCATCTTCGGTTTCGGCCTGGGCTGTGCCATGCAGGTCATCGTCCTCATCGTGCAGACCTCCTTCCCGCTGTCCATGGTCGGCACCGCAACCGGTGCCAACAACTTCTTCCGGCAGGTGGGTGGCACCCTCGGCTCCGCCCTCGTCGGTGGCATGTTCATCAGTAACCTGAGCAGCAAGTTGCCGGAGAACCTGGAGCCCGCACTGGCCTCCATGGGTCCCGATGCCGCCCCCTATGTGGAGCAGTTCTCCTCCGCCGAAGGTTCCAACAGCCTCACCCCGGCACTGATCGAGACTCTCCCGGAGGTGCTGCAGAACGCCATCCAGGTCGCCTACAACGACTCGCTGACCCCGGTGTTCCTGCTGCTGTGCCCGCTGGCCTTCATCGCCGCCGCTCTGCTGCTGGGCATCAAGGAAGGCAAGCTGAGCGACAAGATCGAATCCCTCAGCTCACCTGAGCCGGAAGTGGCCAAGTAA
- a CDS encoding class II fumarate hydratase, translating into MTEQEFRIEHDTMGEVKVPAQALWRAQTQRAVENFPISDRPLESAQIRAMGLLKAACATVNMERGLLPEEQGQAIIAAAKEIAEGTHDAEFPIDVFQTGSGTSSNMNTNEVIASIAKRNGVEVHPNDHVNMGQSSNDTFPTATHVATTEAAVKDLIPALKQLHTSLDNKSKEWKSVVKSGRTHLMDAVPVTLGQEFSGYARQIELGIHRVEATLSRVGELPIGGTAVGTGLNTPADFGAKVTEELKKLTGLEQLSEAGNHFEAQANRDALVEISGALRTIAVSFYKIANDIRLMGSGPLTGLGELRLPDLQPGSSIMPGKVNPVLCETATQVSAQVIGNDAAVAFGGSQGQFELNVFIPVMARNVLESIKLLANTSRVFAERLVDGLEANEEHMKLQAESSPSIVTPLNSAIGYENAAKVAKTALAEGKTIRQTVIDLGFVDGEKLTEEELDKRLDVLAMANTDRDK; encoded by the coding sequence ATGACCGAGCAGGAATTCCGCATCGAACACGACACCATGGGCGAGGTCAAGGTTCCCGCCCAGGCACTGTGGCGGGCCCAGACCCAGCGTGCGGTGGAAAACTTCCCGATTTCCGATCGCCCGCTGGAGTCCGCCCAGATCCGTGCCATGGGTCTGCTGAAGGCGGCCTGCGCCACCGTCAACATGGAGCGTGGACTGCTGCCCGAGGAGCAGGGGCAGGCCATCATCGCCGCTGCGAAGGAGATCGCGGAGGGCACCCACGACGCTGAGTTCCCGATCGACGTGTTCCAGACCGGTTCCGGCACTTCCTCCAACATGAACACCAACGAGGTCATCGCCTCCATCGCCAAGCGCAATGGCGTTGAGGTTCACCCCAACGACCACGTCAACATGGGTCAGTCCTCCAATGACACCTTCCCGACCGCCACCCACGTGGCCACCACCGAGGCAGCCGTCAAGGATCTGATCCCGGCACTGAAGCAGCTGCACACCTCCCTGGACAACAAGTCCAAGGAGTGGAAGTCCGTGGTCAAGTCCGGCCGCACCCACCTGATGGATGCTGTCCCGGTCACCCTGGGCCAGGAGTTCTCCGGTTACGCCCGCCAGATCGAGCTGGGCATCCATCGCGTCGAGGCCACCCTGTCCCGCGTCGGTGAGCTGCCGATCGGTGGCACCGCGGTGGGCACCGGCCTGAACACCCCGGCTGACTTTGGTGCGAAGGTCACCGAAGAGCTGAAGAAGCTGACCGGTCTCGAGCAGCTTTCCGAGGCTGGCAACCACTTCGAGGCACAGGCCAACCGCGATGCCCTGGTCGAGATCTCCGGCGCACTGCGCACCATCGCAGTCTCCTTCTACAAGATCGCCAACGACATCCGCCTGATGGGCTCCGGCCCGCTGACCGGCCTGGGCGAGCTGCGTCTTCCGGATCTGCAGCCGGGTTCCTCCATCATGCCGGGCAAGGTCAACCCGGTGCTGTGTGAGACCGCCACCCAGGTCTCCGCCCAGGTCATCGGCAATGACGCCGCCGTCGCCTTCGGTGGTTCCCAGGGCCAGTTCGAGCTCAACGTGTTCATCCCCGTGATGGCCCGCAACGTACTCGAGTCCATCAAGCTGCTGGCCAACACCTCCCGCGTCTTCGCTGAGCGTCTGGTCGACGGGCTGGAGGCCAACGAAGAGCACATGAAGCTGCAGGCTGAGTCCTCCCCCTCCATCGTGACCCCGCTGAACTCCGCGATCGGCTACGAGAACGCCGCCAAAGTCGCCAAGACCGCGCTGGCTGAGGGCAAGACCATCCGTCAGACCGTGATCGACCTCGGCTTCGTCGATGGCGAGAAGCTGACCGAGGAAGAGCTGGACAAGCGTCTGGACGTCCTCGCGATGGCCAACACGGACCGCGACAAGTAA
- a CDS encoding GNAT family N-acetyltransferase, whose protein sequence is MAEATFKIRPIRPEDYLQVQEIYVQGLETGHATYERHAPTWDEFNGRKIEGTVFVAVEADDEEKVLGWVSAAPISHREVFYGVVEDSIYIRKGASGRGIAGALLDRLIEECQQLGKWGIHSWIFPENEGSVKLHESRGFEKVGTLRHLAKMPYGELKGQWRDTAIWEKLLPKPDVEV, encoded by the coding sequence ATGGCAGAAGCAACTTTCAAGATCCGCCCGATCCGCCCCGAAGATTATCTTCAGGTGCAGGAAATCTATGTGCAGGGACTGGAAACCGGACACGCGACCTATGAACGTCATGCCCCGACCTGGGATGAGTTCAATGGTCGCAAGATCGAGGGAACGGTATTCGTCGCTGTCGAGGCTGATGATGAGGAGAAGGTGCTCGGCTGGGTCTCGGCTGCGCCTATTTCCCACCGGGAGGTGTTCTACGGTGTGGTCGAGGATTCCATCTATATCCGTAAGGGTGCCTCCGGCCGTGGTATCGCCGGAGCTCTCCTGGACCGTCTGATCGAGGAGTGCCAGCAGCTGGGTAAGTGGGGCATCCACTCCTGGATCTTCCCGGAGAATGAGGGCTCGGTGAAACTGCACGAGTCCCGTGGCTTCGAGAAGGTGGGCACCTTGCGCCACCTGGCGAAGATGCCCTACGGCGAGCTGAAGGGACAGTGGCGGGACACCGCCATCTGGGAGAAGCTCCTGCCCAAGCCAGATGTCGAGGTCTAG